A single region of the Buteo buteo chromosome 16, bButBut1.hap1.1, whole genome shotgun sequence genome encodes:
- the SCT gene encoding secretin, producing the protein MVSLLTGLWQLIIPMIVLSHFSASLPSQERTERHADGIFHSELSKMNGNAFVQQLVKHLMGLKERSQRHSDGLFTSEYSKMRGNAQVQKFIQNLIGYKRSSSGPVYTDVQGSEEENSHEELCFMWLYQSFLNTSHSESDAREAAAITSQYVCPISKQLVTDMKQDTDSFN; encoded by the exons ATGGTTTCCCTGCTGACTGGTCTGTGGCAACTAATTATTCCCATGATTGTCCTATCACACTTCTCAGCATCTCTTCCATCTCAGGAGAG GACTGAGAGACATGCTGATGGGATCTTCCACAGTGAGCTCAGCAAGATGAATGGCAATGCCTTTGTGCAGCAGCTAGTCAAACACCTGATGGGCCTCAAGGAGAG GTCCCAGAGGCATTCAGATGGACTGTTCACCAGTGAATACAGCAAGATGAGAGGAAACGCTCAGGTTCAGAAATTCATTCAAAATCTCATCGGCTACAAGCGCAG CTCTTCAGGACCAGTCTACACAGATGTGCAGGGgagtgaggaagaaaacagccatGAGGAACTTTGCTTTATGTGGTTGTACCAGAGCTTTCTAAACACCAG CCACTCAGAGAGTGATGCCAGGGAAGCTGCTGCAATTACCAGCCAGTATGTTTGCCCCATCTCTAAGCAGCTGGTTACAGACATGAAGCAAGATACAGACAGTTTCAACTGA